GTGAGGGAGAGGCTGGAGCGGTTTGTCTACAACGGCTTGCTGAAGGCGGTCGACGTTGCGGGGGTGAGGTTTTACTACAGAGATCCCGTGGAGGCGGCGGAGGTTATCCTCAGCTCGGTAGACATAGCGGCCCTCCCCCGCGAGGAGAGGCGGAGGCTGGCCAATCTATGAGCTGGAGGTGGGAGAGGCTGAGCGACTGCGTGGAGAGGAGGTATATAAGCGGGGAGAGGATGACGGTGGCGCAGTTCAGAATTAGGGAGGGCTGTGTGGTGCAGAGGCACAGCCACCCCAACGAGCAGATCACCGTCGTTCTGCAAGGCGTCTTGGAGTTCGA
The sequence above is drawn from the Pyrobaculum ferrireducens genome and encodes:
- a CDS encoding cupin domain-containing protein, with amino-acid sequence MSWRWERLSDCVERRYISGERMTVAQFRIREGCVVQRHSHPNEQITVVLQGVLEFDVGRRRFTASAGDVVVIPPGVEHEVRAVTDAVVIDTFAPPRGDWAGGGDAYLRR